A genomic stretch from Scatophagus argus isolate fScaArg1 chromosome 19, fScaArg1.pri, whole genome shotgun sequence includes:
- the dnal1 gene encoding dynein axonemal light chain 1 isoform X1 — protein sequence MAKATTVKEALVKLEEKSGEKVSEAKAIKLYGQIPPIEKMDASLSTLTNCEKLSLSTNCIEKITNLNGLKNLKILSLGRNNIKTLSGLEAIGDTLEELWISYNLIEKLKGVQCMKNLRVLYMSNNLVKEWGEFVRLAELPCLADLVFVGNPLEEKHSAEGSWMDEATKRLPNLRKLDGTPVIKQEEDEGAGES from the exons ATG GCCAAAGCGACGACTGTGAAAGAGGCACTAGTCAAACTG gagGAGAAATCAGGGGAGAAAGTGAGCGAGGCTAAAGCCATAAAACTGTATGGCCAGATTCCTCCGATTGAGAAGATGGATGCATCTCTCTCCACACTCACCAACTGCGA GAAGCTGTCTCTATCCACCAACTGCATTGAGAAAATAACCAATCTCAACGGCCTGA AGAACTTGAAGATATTGTCATTAGGAAGAAATAATATAAAGACGTTAAGTGGGCTG gaagcAATAGGAGACACATTAGAGGAGTTGTGGATCTCCTATAACTTGATAGAGAAACTGAAGGGAGTCCAGTGCATGAAGAACCTCAGAGTCCTCTACATGTCCAACAACTTGGTCAAAGAATGGG GGGAGTTTGTGAGGCTGGCTGAACTACCATGCCTTGCAGACCTGGTGTTTGTTGGAAATCCTCTGGAGGAGAAACATTCAGCTGAGGGAAGCTGGATGGATGAAGCCACTAAAAGACTACCGAATCTAAGGAAACTAGATG GAACCCCAGTCatcaaacaggaagaagatgagggagcaggagagagcTGA
- the dnal1 gene encoding dynein axonemal light chain 1 isoform X2 encodes MDASLSTLTNCEKLSLSTNCIEKITNLNGLKNLKILSLGRNNIKTLSGLEAIGDTLEELWISYNLIEKLKGVQCMKNLRVLYMSNNLVKEWGEFVRLAELPCLADLVFVGNPLEEKHSAEGSWMDEATKRLPNLRKLDGTPVIKQEEDEGAGES; translated from the exons ATGGATGCATCTCTCTCCACACTCACCAACTGCGA GAAGCTGTCTCTATCCACCAACTGCATTGAGAAAATAACCAATCTCAACGGCCTGA AGAACTTGAAGATATTGTCATTAGGAAGAAATAATATAAAGACGTTAAGTGGGCTG gaagcAATAGGAGACACATTAGAGGAGTTGTGGATCTCCTATAACTTGATAGAGAAACTGAAGGGAGTCCAGTGCATGAAGAACCTCAGAGTCCTCTACATGTCCAACAACTTGGTCAAAGAATGGG GGGAGTTTGTGAGGCTGGCTGAACTACCATGCCTTGCAGACCTGGTGTTTGTTGGAAATCCTCTGGAGGAGAAACATTCAGCTGAGGGAAGCTGGATGGATGAAGCCACTAAAAGACTACCGAATCTAAGGAAACTAGATG GAACCCCAGTCatcaaacaggaagaagatgagggagcaggagagagcTGA
- the ccn6 gene encoding cellular communication network factor 6, with protein sequence MAYSCFSRAQNNGQLAPRDGRAATERRQFCQWPCKCRERPYCAPGVSSVLDGCGCCKSCARQIGEPCNERDICDPHKGMYCDFSADQPRYEVGACAYMMAVGCDLNGVHYENGEAFQPSPLYKCTCIAGSIGCTPAFIQKPAGLLGPAPLMSNTPAGLRSPNKHQQDTTYMSAYRDPPLAWKKNCLIQSTPWSPCSKTCGLGISVRVNNDNSKCEMRKDRRLCLLRPCERSVMKSVKVPKGKTCRPKFQAKKAEKLSLSGCTSTKKFKPMYCGVCTDKRCCVPNKSRMIKVNFTCQGGSNTQWKMQWITSCVCQRKCNDPGDMFSDLRLL encoded by the exons ATGGCCTACAGC TGCTTCAGCAGGGCTCAGAACAATGGACAGCTGGCTCCCAGAGATGGGCGGGCTGCGACGGAGAGGCGCCAGTTCTGCCAGTGGCCCTGCAAGTGTAGGGAAAGACCTTACTGCGCCCCGGGGGTGAGCTCCGTTCTGGACGGGTGCGGCTGCTGCAAGAGCTGCGCCAGGCAGATCGGAGAGCCGTGCAATGAGAGGGACATCTGTGACCCACACAAGGGCATGTACTGCGACTTCTCAGCCGACCAGCCGAGATACGAGGTCGGagcgtgtgcat acaTGATGGCAGTGGGCTGTGATCTGAATGGAGTCCACTATGAGAACGGAGAAGCTTTCCAGCCCAGCCCCCTCTATAAATGCACATGCATTGCTGGATCCATTGGCTGTACCCCTGCTTTCATCCAGAAGCCTGCTGGACTCTTAGGCCCTGCCCCGCTGATGAGCAACACGCCAGCCGGCCTTCGCAGCCCAAACAAGCACCAGCAGGACACGACCTACATGTCAG CTTACAGGGATCCTCCTTTAGCCTGGAAGAAGAACTGTCTGATCCAGAGCACCCCATGGAGCCCCTGCTCCAAAACCTGTGGCCTGGGCATCTCTGTGCGAGTCAACAACGACAACAGCAAATGTGAAATGAGGAAGGACCGACGCCTCTGTCTGCTTCGACCGTGTGAGAGGAGTGTGATGAAGAGTGTTAAG GTGCCAAAGGGAAAAACCTGCCGGCCTAAATTCCAAgcaaagaaagcagagaagcTGTCGCTCTCGGGGTGTACCAGCACCAAGAAGTTCAAGCCCATGTACTGCGGTGTCTGTACAGACAAGCGCTGCTGTGTCCCCAACAAGTCACGCATGATCAAGGTCAACTTCACATGCCAGGGAGGCTCCAACACACAGTGGAAGATGCAGTGGATAACATCCTGTGTGTGCCAGAGGAAGTGCAATGATCCAGGTGACATGTTTTCTGACCTGCGGCTGCTCTAA
- the tube1 gene encoding tubulin epsilon chain — MTQSVVVQVGQCGNQVGCRFWDLALREHAHVNKKGLYDEALSSFFRNVDSRKSGGGACGVGGRIQHLKARAVLVDMEEGVVNEILQGPLREVFDSTQLLTDVSGSGNNWAVGHMTYGSAYREQIVDKLRKAAEHCDCLQCFFLIHSMGGGTGSGLGTRVLSLLEEEFPEVCRIVTAIYPSAEDDVVTSPYNSVLAMRELTEHADCVLPVENQSLGDIVNKIKCMSHGGKPGSVIKRDSTIISGQGGLSRAEKPFDAMNNIVANLLLNITSSARFEGSLNMDLNEIAMNLVPYPRLHYLVPSLTPLYTLADISVPTRRLDQMFTDAFSKDHQLIQADPKHSLYLACALMVRGNVQVSDLRRNIERLRPSLPFVSWNQEGWKTGLCSVPPVGHSHSLLALANNTCVKPTFMELRDRFTKLYRKKAHLHHYLHVEGMEQSFFSDAVSSLSSLIEEYHHLDFTKGRLMPDAPRLSMAR; from the exons ATGACACAGTCAGTTGTTGTCCAAG TTGGACAGTGTGGCAACCAGGTTGGCTGCAGGTTTTGGGATCTTGCTTTGCGAGAACATGCCCATGTCAATAAA AAAGGACTGTATGACGAGGCTCTCAGTAGCTTTTTCAGAAATGTGGACTCAAG GAAAAGTGGTGGGGGGGCCTGTGGTGTTGGTGGGAGAATCCAACATCTGAAGGCCAGG GCGGTGCTGGTGGACATGGAGGAGGGCGTAGTCAATGAGATCCTACAGGGCCCTTTGAGAGAAGTGTTCGACAGCACTCAGCTCCTTACGGACGTGTCAGGTTCAGGCAACAACTG GGCGGTCGGACACATGACGTACGGTTCAGCCTACAGGGAGCAGATAGTCGATAAACTGAGGAAGGCAGCAGAGCACTGTGACTGTCTGCAGTGCTTCTTTCTCATTCATTCTATGGGAGGAG GTACGGGCTCTGGCCTGGGGACCAGAGTGCTGAGCCTGCTGGAGGAAGAGTTCCCTGAGGTGTGTCGAATCGTCACCGCCATATATCCATCTGCGGAGGATGATGTCGTCACGTCTCCCTACAACAGTGTGCTGGCAATGAGGGAGCTCACAGAGCACGCTGACTGTGTCCTGCCTGTTGAAAACCAG TCACTGGGCGACATTGTGAACAAGATTAAATGTATGTCTCACGGTGGAAAGCCAGGGTCGGTGATCAAGAGAGACAGCACCATCATTTCTGGGCAGGGTGGGCTCAGCAGGGCAGAGAAGCCCTTTGATGCCATGAATAACATTGTGGCTAACCTGCTGCTCAATATTACCAG CTCAGCACGGTTTGAAGGATCTCTCAACATGGATCTGAATGAGATTGCCATGAACCTGGTGCCCTACCCTCGTTTACATTATCTGGTGCCCAGCCTCACTCCTCTCTACACACTGGCAGATATCAGCGTCCCCACCAGAAG ACTGGATCAGATGTTCACCGATGCCTTCAGTAAAGACCACCAGCTAATCCAAGCCGACCCGAAACACAGCCTATACCTGGCCTGCGCCCTCATGGTCAGAGGCAACGTGCAGGTGTCTGACCTCCGCAGGAACATCGAGAG ACTGAGGCCCTCACTGCCTTTTGTCTCGTGGAACCAGGAAGGCTGGAAGACGGGCCTGTGTTCAGTGCCTCCTGTAGGTCACTCCCACTCCCTGTTAGCCCTGGCCAACAACACCTGCGTGAAGCCCACATTCATGGAGCTGAGAGACCGCTTTACCAAGCTTTACAGGAAAAAG GCCCACTTACACCACTACCTGCATGTGGAAGGGATGGAGCAGAGCTTCTTCTCAGACGCCGTCAGCTCTCTCAGCTCACTGATTGAAGAGTACCACCATCTGGATTTCACCAAGGGGAGACTCATGCCTGACGCCCCCAGACTCAGCATGGCCAGATGA